The proteins below are encoded in one region of uncultured Eubacteriales bacterium:
- a CDS encoding Relaxase/mobilization nuclease family protein gives MAIVKPIKVRVGNLAGLRAVLDYIKDDRKTQNGALVYFKDLLKGKEYQQMVITKCAFHKDTGRQYAHFVQSFDPRDNVTPELAYKIGQEFIKRYERFQGFQVVMTVHTNEQHMHIHYIVNSVSHENGCKWQSSPEDLKRMRSLSDELCLEYGLSVIEHGRKGHRSYGEYTQTASWKRQLAQDIASSLALSHSRADFMHRMASLGIDADVGKKSVLFTIPAGVYGLQSERKCSNWKLMSYGDFTTENMRNTWNCNAGLARIGRSDMQFLQEVLLELGQLDCPDTPDRYQDMYFRDIPFDGMTKQEIEIALSRKALDTMLEKARQAHERAQAESQQAGLLLATIADTFAEVLRWQEEQPQNIPYSDYYTEYEEENEYEL, from the coding sequence ATGGCGATAGTCAAGCCGATTAAAGTGCGTGTCGGAAACCTTGCGGGACTGCGGGCGGTGCTGGACTATATCAAGGATGACCGCAAGACCCAAAACGGGGCTTTGGTCTATTTTAAGGACTTGCTAAAAGGCAAGGAATACCAGCAGATGGTTATCACCAAATGTGCCTTTCACAAGGACACAGGACGGCAGTATGCCCACTTTGTCCAGAGCTTTGACCCAAGAGATAACGTAACGCCTGAACTGGCATACAAAATCGGTCAGGAGTTTATCAAGCGGTATGAACGCTTTCAGGGCTTTCAAGTAGTGATGACGGTGCATACCAACGAACAGCATATGCACATACATTATATCGTCAATTCCGTTAGCCATGAAAACGGCTGTAAATGGCAGTCCAGTCCGGAGGATTTGAAACGTATGCGTTCCCTTTCCGATGAACTTTGTTTAGAGTATGGCTTGTCCGTTATTGAGCATGGCAGAAAGGGACACCGTTCCTATGGGGAGTATACTCAAACGGCAAGCTGGAAACGGCAGCTGGCACAAGACATTGCAAGTAGCCTTGCTCTTAGTCATAGCCGTGCAGACTTCATGCACCGTATGGCAAGCCTTGGAATCGATGCGGATGTGGGTAAAAAAAGTGTTTTATTTACCATTCCTGCTGGTGTATACGGCTTGCAATCCGAACGTAAATGTTCCAACTGGAAATTGATGTCTTACGGAGATTTTACCACTGAAAATATGCGTAACACATGGAACTGCAATGCTGGGCTTGCAAGAATTGGGCGCAGTGATATGCAGTTTTTACAGGAGGTTTTATTGGAACTGGGGCAGCTAGATTGCCCGGATACCCCCGACCGCTATCAGGATATGTATTTTCGGGATATTCCCTTTGACGGCATGACGAAGCAGGAAATCGAGATTGCCCTCTCCCGCAAGGCACTGGATACCATGCTGGAAAAAGCACGGCAGGCACACGAAAGAGCACAGGCAGAGAGCCAGCAGGCGGGACTGCTTTTAGCCACCATAGCCGATACCTTTGCCGAGGTTCTGCGCTGGCAGGAGGAGCAACCGCAGAATATACCCTATTCCGATTATTACACCGAATATGAGGAGGAAAATGAATATGAACTGTAA
- a CDS encoding putative mobilization protein (Evidence 3 : Function proposed based on presence of conserved amino acid motif, structural feature or limited homology), with product MNRTHKITFRVSDYEHKLIQSKVKKSGTRMSDFCRYAVLGKEVRTVKGLDKCSYELNKIGNNLNQLTVLCHQRAVQNPNLEAIQMQLSDVLERIYAALGGDDDGDSQAD from the coding sequence ATGAACAGAACCCACAAAATTACCTTTCGGGTATCAGACTATGAACATAAGCTCATTCAGTCTAAAGTTAAAAAGTCAGGTACCCGAATGTCCGATTTCTGCCGTTATGCCGTGCTGGGAAAGGAAGTCCGCACCGTCAAGGGACTGGACAAATGCAGCTATGAGCTGAATAAAATCGGCAATAACCTTAACCAACTCACGGTACTTTGCCATCAGAGGGCGGTACAGAATCCAAACCTCGAAGCAATACAGATGCAGCTTTCTGATGTGCTGGAACGTATTTACGCAGCTTTGGGAGGTGATGACGATGGCGATAGTCAAGCCGATTAA
- a CDS encoding putative Transcriptional regulator (Evidence 3 : Function proposed based on presence of conserved amino acid motif, structural feature or limited homology), which yields MSCRGRVTTLDNSTPRYYQVMNYIKQNISEGHLRPGDRIPTESMLIDTLQVSRSTVRKALQELVTDGTIEHRPNKGHYAMRLGVHHSRTSVRSLFNIIEDNGYRPSSRILRVEHFPCPLTISNELRCSPGAEIFFIERIRYADTFPLALESLYFPAKRLEGLDPQRLIHESLARIMTTEYGISIMYSNHRLEPVIPTTQEMELLELKLRDPQLLIHMTAIDQDGAAIKYAKILYLSDVVDYTFTWYSSQKGFARQPSAEREI from the coding sequence ATGTCCTGCAGAGGGAGGGTGACAACTCTGGATAATTCAACCCCAAGATATTATCAGGTGATGAACTACATCAAACAAAATATTTCAGAGGGCCATCTGCGCCCGGGTGACAGGATTCCAACCGAGAGCATGCTTATCGACACTTTGCAGGTGAGCCGCAGCACTGTACGTAAGGCGTTGCAGGAGCTGGTGACCGATGGGACCATTGAGCATCGCCCCAACAAGGGTCACTACGCAATGCGCCTGGGCGTGCACCACTCCCGCACGAGTGTCCGCAGTCTTTTCAATATCATTGAGGACAACGGCTACCGTCCCTCCTCCCGGATTCTGAGGGTAGAGCATTTTCCGTGCCCGCTAACCATTTCCAACGAACTGCGCTGCTCTCCCGGTGCCGAGATCTTTTTTATTGAACGAATCCGTTATGCTGACACTTTTCCACTCGCGTTGGAGAGTCTTTATTTTCCGGCAAAGCGGCTGGAGGGGCTGGATCCTCAGCGCCTCATCCATGAATCCCTGGCCAGAATTATGACTACGGAGTATGGCATCAGCATTATGTACTCCAACCACCGCCTGGAGCCCGTTATTCCCACGACGCAGGAGATGGAGCTTTTGGAGCTGAAGTTGCGAGACCCTCAGCTCCTGATTCACATGACGGCCATCGACCAGGACGGCGCGGCTATCAAATATGCGAAGATTCTCTACCTCTCCGACGTGGTGGACTATACCTTCACCTGGTACAGCAGCCAAAAAGGCTTTGCCCGGCAGCCCAGCGCCGAGCGGGAGATATAA
- a CDS encoding Recombinase, with protein sequence MLQQNEKITALYCRLSQEDELAGESGSIQHQKQILREYAEKNGFSNPKIWADDGFSGVTFDRPGYNEMMAEVEAGNVSTIIVKDHSRLGRNRLIMGYLIEEKFPDYGVRYIAINDSVDTDKGVDESLAIRDLFNEWHARDTSKKIKAVKMAAAKRGERIGSKPPYGYQKDPNDPKRIVPNEDTAPIVRRIFALCASGLGPSKIARILREEQVISPTVYDYRTYGTNNAGLKLDQPYAWSSTSVSHILEHEEYIGTTVNCRSYIPSFKSKKSKDNPPDKWLRFENTHEPLIDRETWDIVQRVRQGKRRPNKMGEQDILSGLVECETCGTKHYLCRCGSWNAEQYTYTCGKYHTHKDECTPHTIKVMALHQIVLAEIQRVTAEAKGNTEQFLRRAMDKHQSQLKQELSSKTREREKVQKRLADLDKLLQKAFEQLALENLSETQFKALTGNYEAERQELTQRFEKLEQEIHSGKDTMLNAERFLTIVDRYTDIQKLTPEIVREFVEKIVVHERSERWKKKNYTQQVDVYFNFVGKV encoded by the coding sequence TTGTTACAGCAAAACGAAAAAATCACGGCACTCTACTGCCGTTTAAGCCAAGAGGACGAGCTTGCGGGCGAATCGGGCAGTATCCAGCATCAAAAGCAGATATTGAGGGAATATGCCGAGAAAAACGGCTTTTCCAACCCCAAAATATGGGCAGATGATGGATTTAGCGGTGTTACCTTTGACCGCCCCGGTTATAATGAAATGATGGCGGAGGTGGAAGCTGGGAATGTGTCCACCATCATCGTCAAGGATCATTCGCGGCTTGGCAGAAACCGCCTAATCATGGGTTATCTCATTGAAGAAAAGTTTCCGGACTACGGAGTGCGCTACATTGCTATCAATGATTCGGTGGACACCGATAAGGGAGTGGACGAAAGCCTTGCAATCCGCGACTTATTCAACGAGTGGCATGCCCGTGACACCAGCAAGAAAATCAAGGCGGTGAAGATGGCTGCTGCAAAGCGTGGAGAGCGTATCGGTTCCAAGCCGCCCTACGGCTACCAGAAAGACCCCAATGACCCGAAACGGATTGTTCCCAACGAGGACACCGCACCCATTGTCCGCCGTATCTTTGCCCTGTGTGCCAGTGGCTTAGGCCCCAGCAAGATTGCACGGATTCTGCGGGAGGAACAAGTTATTTCGCCCACGGTCTATGATTACCGCACTTATGGTACAAATAATGCCGGTCTTAAGCTGGATCAGCCGTATGCATGGAGTTCCACTTCCGTTTCACACATCTTGGAGCACGAGGAATATATCGGGACAACGGTAAATTGCCGTTCCTATATTCCCTCTTTCAAAAGCAAAAAATCCAAGGATAACCCACCTGATAAATGGCTTCGGTTCGAAAATACCCATGAACCGCTGATTGACCGGGAAACATGGGATATTGTCCAAAGAGTACGGCAGGGCAAGCGCAGACCTAATAAGATGGGTGAGCAGGATATTCTTTCGGGTTTGGTGGAATGCGAGACTTGCGGAACGAAACATTACCTGTGCCGTTGCGGGAGTTGGAATGCGGAACAATATACTTACACCTGCGGAAAATACCATACGCACAAGGACGAGTGTACTCCCCACACCATTAAAGTCATGGCACTGCACCAGATTGTGCTTGCAGAAATCCAGCGGGTAACAGCCGAAGCCAAGGGGAATACGGAACAATTTCTCAGGAGGGCAATGGATAAGCACCAAAGCCAGCTAAAGCAGGAACTTTCTTCTAAAACAAGAGAACGGGAAAAGGTGCAGAAACGTCTTGCAGATTTGGATAAGCTGTTACAAAAGGCTTTTGAACAGCTGGCACTGGAAAATCTGTCTGAAACACAGTTTAAGGCATTGACTGGAAACTATGAAGCGGAACGGCAGGAGCTTACCCAGCGCTTTGAGAAGCTGGAACAGGAAATCCACTCTGGCAAGGACACTATGCTGAATGCCGAACGCTTCCTGACCATTGTGGACAGGTACACCGATATTCAGAAGCTAACACCTGAAATCGTGCGGGAATTTGTCGAGAAGATTGTAGTACATGAGCGTTCCGAGCGTTGGAAAAAGAAAAACTATACCCAGCAGGTTGATGTCTATTTCAACTTTGTGGGCAAGGTTTAA
- a CDS encoding Predicted protein — MEMNEIPAIVCLSHGPFCQALADTAQVIYGKAEALHAIVLEEGMDPENYMEKVEELIARYSEKVFFLVDIQGGTPYNCLMRAARKHRLHAIAGANVPILLELLATRDICPLEELADAVMANAGESVGNLDARLEHFFGM, encoded by the coding sequence ATGGAAATGAATGAAATACCTGCCATCGTCTGCCTTTCCCACGGTCCGTTTTGTCAGGCGCTGGCCGATACGGCCCAGGTGATCTACGGCAAGGCGGAGGCGCTCCATGCCATTGTGCTGGAGGAGGGCATGGACCCTGAAAATTATATGGAGAAGGTAGAGGAGCTGATCGCGCGCTACAGCGAGAAGGTCTTTTTCCTCGTGGACATCCAGGGGGGAACCCCGTATAACTGCCTGATGCGTGCAGCGCGTAAGCACCGCCTCCACGCCATTGCCGGGGCCAATGTTCCGATCCTTTTAGAGCTGCTAGCCACCCGGGACATCTGCCCGCTGGAGGAGCTCGCGGACGCCGTCATGGCAAACGCAGGGGAGAGCGTCGGCAACCTCGACGCCCGCTTGGAGCACTTTTTCGGTATGTAA
- a CDS encoding hypothetical protein (Evidence 5 : No homology to any previously reported sequences), translating to MWVLFMEALLSELSSKGANAFALSTSAEQENYLRTIRGEDGCPTDRTLATPFGCEAIPVV from the coding sequence TTGTGGGTTCTGTTCATGGAAGCACTCCTTTCCGAATTGAGTTCCAAGGGTGCAAACGCATTTGCGCTTTCCACCTCTGCGGAGCAGGAAAACTATCTGCGCACCATTAGGGGTGAGGACGGATGTCCGACAGATAGGACGCTTGCCACACCCTTCGGGTGTGAAGCTATTCCCGTTGTCTGA
- a CDS encoding D-isomer specific 2-hydroxyacid dehydrogenase codes for MAAKKIVMLADSSMTLEKLSAPGARQILSRLEPYGVELVIVQDQKGWTRKDFTDYASLVEKKGPELFDPNPEFLEEAKDADIILANFAPVGSRVIEAAEHLGMIGVTRSGAENVNVAFAKKRGIQVVVSPGRLSDPVADFTVGLMLAESRNIGRLDLAHGVDWQAVPPNQDYVKSLKNAVVGLIGYGIIGQKVAKRVQAFGCSTIAYDPFCPAGVFAQTGTASVSLEELMGKSDFVSVHARLAPDTKGLVSRELISLMKPTAYFINTARADLVDEEALAEALYTHKIGGAGLDVFSIEPLGSEHLLRKCDNVTLTPHRAGNCCNLAELSLDILLDDVEHFLSGRPLLHPAG; via the coding sequence ATGGCTGCTAAAAAAATTGTTATGCTGGCCGACTCTTCCATGACGCTTGAGAAGCTATCGGCCCCCGGGGCCCGGCAGATACTGAGCCGCCTGGAGCCCTACGGTGTTGAACTTGTCATTGTCCAGGACCAGAAAGGATGGACGCGCAAGGACTTTACCGATTACGCCTCCCTGGTGGAGAAGAAAGGCCCGGAACTTTTCGACCCCAACCCCGAATTTTTGGAGGAGGCCAAAGACGCCGACATCATCCTGGCCAATTTCGCCCCCGTCGGCTCCAGGGTTATCGAAGCGGCGGAGCACCTGGGAATGATCGGCGTCACCCGCAGCGGAGCCGAGAATGTGAACGTCGCCTTTGCAAAGAAGAGAGGGATTCAGGTAGTCGTCTCTCCGGGACGCCTCTCAGACCCGGTGGCGGACTTCACCGTTGGCCTTATGCTGGCGGAGTCCAGGAACATCGGGCGGCTGGACTTGGCCCACGGTGTGGACTGGCAGGCTGTCCCGCCCAATCAGGATTATGTAAAAAGCCTAAAGAACGCGGTAGTCGGACTGATCGGCTACGGTATCATTGGTCAGAAGGTGGCTAAGCGGGTGCAGGCGTTTGGATGCAGTACCATCGCCTACGATCCGTTTTGTCCCGCCGGCGTCTTCGCGCAGACCGGCACCGCCTCGGTCTCTTTGGAGGAGCTCATGGGCAAGTCCGACTTTGTCAGCGTCCATGCCCGCCTTGCGCCGGATACGAAGGGCCTTGTCAGCCGTGAGCTGATCTCCCTCATGAAGCCCACAGCCTATTTTATCAATACTGCGCGGGCGGATCTGGTGGACGAGGAAGCGCTGGCCGAGGCACTCTATACGCACAAAATCGGCGGTGCGGGGCTGGACGTCTTCTCCATTGAGCCGCTGGGCAGCGAGCATTTGCTGCGCAAGTGCGACAATGTAACGCTCACGCCGCATCGGGCAGGGAACTGCTGTAACCTGGCTGAGCTCTCCCTGGATATCCTGCTGGACGATGTGGAGCATTTCCTGAGTGGCCGCCCCCTGCTCCACCCTGCCGGATGA
- a CDS encoding PTS system sorbose subfamily IIB component, with protein sequence MSIVMTRVDARLVHGQVAARWTRTLSADQIVVIDDPTANDAFMVELLTLAGPAGAKIVCYTLEKAVEEWNKNQFGSKKTIIIFQNIETAKLTFDKGVKYKSLNIGQVPKSPERRHANNTVHLSDPELDTLLALGREDVEVYFHPTPDDKRVTLDAVERKMRK encoded by the coding sequence ATGAGCATTGTTATGACGAGGGTAGACGCACGCCTTGTCCACGGGCAGGTGGCCGCACGCTGGACCCGCACCCTCAGCGCCGACCAGATCGTGGTTATCGACGACCCCACGGCCAACGACGCTTTTATGGTGGAGCTGCTGACCCTGGCCGGGCCCGCCGGTGCCAAAATTGTCTGTTACACGTTGGAAAAGGCGGTGGAGGAGTGGAACAAGAACCAGTTTGGTTCCAAGAAGACCATTATTATCTTCCAAAACATCGAAACCGCAAAGCTGACTTTTGATAAGGGCGTGAAGTATAAGTCCCTGAACATTGGCCAGGTCCCCAAGTCGCCGGAGCGGCGGCACGCCAACAACACCGTCCATCTCAGCGACCCGGAGCTGGACACGCTTCTGGCTCTTGGACGGGAAGACGTAGAGGTCTATTTTCATCCCACGCCGGATGATAAGCGTGTGACGTTGGACGCAGTCGAGAGAAAAATGCGTAAGTAA
- a CDS encoding Ribulose-phosphate 3-epimerase: MEKILAPSLNCANFDCLRDEVVRLDAAGADMFHLDICDGVLTDRLSMGLRDLQSVRRNTKKPVDVHLYMMNPMRHIDAFVREGADIIYVFPESERFIANALYYIRQCGRAPGLAVGWGASVEALSGLLPLVDYVMVNTANPVSPGRDFMDEAWETLEKLINAKKEHPFKLFVDGAITPDIISKCWKIGVDGFSMGTGCLFGPKWESKSYETIFKELRAL, from the coding sequence ATGGAAAAGATTCTCGCACCTAGTCTCAACTGTGCCAACTTTGACTGCCTTCGTGACGAGGTGGTTCGGCTGGATGCCGCGGGGGCGGACATGTTCCACCTGGACATCTGCGACGGAGTGCTCACCGACCGGCTCTCTATGGGGCTGCGCGATTTGCAGAGCGTCCGCCGGAATACCAAAAAACCTGTGGACGTGCATCTCTATATGATGAATCCCATGCGGCATATCGATGCCTTCGTCAGGGAGGGGGCCGATATCATCTATGTGTTTCCGGAGTCTGAGCGGTTTATTGCCAATGCCCTCTATTATATCCGTCAGTGCGGGAGAGCGCCCGGCCTGGCAGTGGGCTGGGGCGCTTCGGTGGAGGCGTTGAGCGGACTGCTGCCCCTGGTGGACTACGTGATGGTAAACACCGCCAACCCTGTCTCTCCAGGCCGCGACTTTATGGACGAGGCGTGGGAGACCCTTGAAAAGCTGATCAACGCGAAAAAAGAGCATCCGTTCAAGCTATTCGTAGACGGTGCCATTACACCGGATATCATCTCAAAGTGTTGGAAAATCGGTGTGGATGGTTTTTCCATGGGAACCGGCTGTCTCTTTGGCCCTAAATGGGAGAGCAAAAGCTACGAGACTATATTTAAAGAGCTGCGCGCCCTTTAG
- a CDS encoding Mannose-specific PTS enzyme IID, which translates to MTQLTLGVCFLAACYYWFSWWDIGMIGNIVTNCTFIGFVFGLFFGDVTTGIIIGATINSMYLTTVAAGGNLGSDASLACCIAIPLAFSMNLSAEAAVAFAIPFAVLGTFLDNIRRSVNAFWNKPVWNAAEAGDTKGIFLYSVLGPIAFGFLVRVPVVTVVLYALGKGAESVLQSIPAWVMTGFADVGKVLPGIGMVLCATLIGRTKMLPFFIIGFFIYAATGMTSVLVICIFAVCIAIIYVYLAFPAGLEPAEQPETASAVNALEHEGALSKSMQVKTAIRILFLHRFSNNMQSQFGPSLCYALTPALKEIYKNDVDGLKDALTRHVQPYISEMTWGNCIMGAALAMEEQKCAGAPISGSDISAVKVGLMGPFAGFGDSFNWATVAPIIRSLFLPFGMSGSFIGVLMEPVVRIYAVVLGTITFRLGYQKGRSALTQILRGGWLEKIMTGAGVLGMFMIGAMCAKYTTLTTPLVLELSTGTFVLQDRLNSILPGLIPFAIVMGAYAFLRKGGNYMKLILIVFVACLVGAFFGIL; encoded by the coding sequence TTGACTCAGTTGACACTAGGCGTATGCTTCCTCGCGGCTTGTTATTATTGGTTCTCCTGGTGGGACATTGGCATGATTGGCAATATCGTCACCAACTGCACCTTTATCGGCTTTGTCTTCGGCCTCTTCTTCGGTGACGTAACCACCGGTATTATTATCGGCGCGACCATCAACTCCATGTATCTCACCACGGTCGCAGCCGGCGGTAACCTGGGCAGCGACGCGTCGCTGGCCTGCTGCATCGCCATCCCGCTGGCTTTCTCCATGAACCTTTCCGCAGAAGCCGCCGTGGCGTTTGCTATCCCCTTCGCCGTGCTTGGCACCTTCCTGGATAATATCCGCCGCTCGGTCAACGCGTTCTGGAACAAGCCTGTCTGGAATGCTGCTGAGGCGGGCGATACCAAGGGCATCTTCCTCTATTCCGTGCTAGGCCCTATCGCATTCGGGTTCCTGGTCCGCGTCCCGGTCGTTACAGTAGTTCTCTACGCCCTGGGTAAGGGCGCCGAGAGCGTCCTGCAGAGTATCCCTGCCTGGGTTATGACGGGCTTTGCCGATGTAGGCAAGGTTCTTCCCGGCATCGGCATGGTCCTCTGCGCCACGCTGATCGGTCGTACCAAAATGCTTCCCTTCTTTATCATAGGCTTCTTTATCTACGCGGCTACCGGCATGACCTCCGTCCTGGTAATCTGTATCTTCGCTGTGTGCATTGCCATTATCTATGTCTATCTGGCCTTCCCCGCGGGGCTGGAGCCGGCCGAGCAGCCGGAGACCGCCTCCGCTGTAAACGCGCTTGAGCACGAGGGCGCGCTGAGCAAGTCCATGCAGGTCAAGACGGCCATCCGCATCCTGTTCCTGCACCGATTCTCCAACAACATGCAGTCTCAGTTTGGCCCCAGCCTCTGCTACGCACTGACTCCCGCTCTCAAGGAAATTTATAAGAACGATGTTGACGGCCTGAAGGATGCCCTGACTCGCCATGTGCAGCCGTATATCTCTGAGATGACCTGGGGCAACTGCATTATGGGAGCTGCTCTGGCGATGGAAGAGCAGAAGTGCGCGGGTGCGCCCATCAGCGGCAGCGATATCTCCGCCGTCAAGGTCGGTCTTATGGGGCCCTTTGCCGGGTTCGGTGACAGTTTCAACTGGGCCACCGTGGCTCCCATTATCCGCTCCCTGTTCCTGCCCTTCGGTATGTCCGGCAGCTTTATCGGTGTCCTGATGGAGCCTGTGGTGCGCATCTACGCCGTGGTACTGGGCACGATCACCTTCCGTCTTGGCTATCAGAAGGGCCGCTCCGCCCTCACCCAGATCCTGCGCGGCGGATGGCTGGAAAAAATCATGACCGGCGCGGGCGTCCTGGGTATGTTCATGATCGGCGCCATGTGCGCAAAATACACAACGCTGACTACTCCGCTGGTTCTGGAACTCTCCACCGGCACCTTCGTCCTGCAGGACCGCCTGAACTCTATTCTTCCCGGCTTGATTCCCTTCGCCATCGTTATGGGCGCTTACGCTTTCCTGCGTAAGGGTGGCAACTACATGAAACTTATCCTTATCGTGTTCGTGGCCTGCCTTGTGGGCGCGTTCTTCGGGATCCTCTGA
- a CDS encoding conserved hypothetical protein (Evidence 4 : Homologs of previously reported genes of unknown function), with amino-acid sequence MNCNHIKLFFQKLRRLFESKKGTWEQEEPGKRPALCYIIGGVKYLVNAYFKENSTLSAEDKITRLIERDIERSENKE; translated from the coding sequence ATGAACTGTAACCACATCAAGCTGTTTTTTCAAAAACTGCGTCGTTTGTTCGAGAGTAAAAAAGGTACATGGGAACAGGAAGAGCCGGGCAAGCGTCCGGCTCTTTGCTATATCATCGGCGGTGTCAAATACCTCGTAAACGCTTATTTCAAAGAGAATTCCACGTTGTCCGCAGAGGATAAAATTACCCGTCTGATTGAGCGTGATATCGAGCGTAGCGAAAATAAAGAATAA
- a CDS encoding Glucose 1-dehydrogenase produces MDLGLKDKTVIVTGGAKGIGSGISEIYAQEGANLVINYHSDQAGAEAFKAALAEKYGVRIVCVQGDVGSEKEAKHIFDAAEGAFGTVDILVNNAGRGHTADFREITLEDWNRCLNDNLTGQFLMSREFARRAIPAKRKGWIVNILSKASVSSTTKGRVCYVANKAGELGLTHAMAVDLTGHGIRVNGVMPGFVMASTMRRQLERNPEDFARRVGRVPIGRPGEPWEIGTMVAFLSSEKCELAVGACVDMTGGLLLGF; encoded by the coding sequence ATGGATTTAGGACTGAAGGATAAGACCGTGATTGTTACGGGAGGCGCCAAGGGCATAGGCTCCGGCATCTCCGAGATATACGCCCAGGAGGGCGCGAACCTGGTCATAAACTATCATAGCGACCAGGCCGGGGCAGAGGCGTTCAAAGCTGCGCTCGCGGAGAAATACGGTGTGCGCATCGTCTGCGTTCAGGGCGATGTGGGATCCGAGAAAGAGGCAAAGCACATTTTCGACGCGGCAGAGGGTGCCTTTGGCACAGTGGATATCCTGGTCAACAATGCCGGACGGGGGCACACCGCCGACTTCCGGGAGATCACCTTGGAGGACTGGAACCGCTGCCTGAACGACAATCTGACGGGCCAGTTTCTCATGTCCCGGGAGTTTGCCCGCCGGGCTATCCCCGCGAAACGAAAGGGCTGGATCGTCAACATCCTGTCCAAGGCCTCCGTAAGCTCCACTACCAAGGGCCGGGTCTGCTACGTGGCGAACAAGGCTGGCGAGCTGGGCCTTACCCACGCTATGGCGGTGGATCTCACGGGGCACGGTATCCGGGTCAACGGTGTGATGCCCGGCTTTGTAATGGCCTCCACCATGCGTCGTCAGCTGGAACGGAATCCGGAGGACTTCGCCCGCCGGGTGGGCAGGGTGCCCATCGGACGCCCCGGCGAGCCTTGGGAGATCGGAACGATGGTGGCGTTTCTCAGCAGCGAAAAATGCGAGTTGGCGGTTGGCGCCTGTGTGGACATGACCGGCGGACTATTACTGGGATTTTAA
- a CDS encoding hypothetical protein (Evidence 5 : No homology to any previously reported sequences), with amino-acid sequence MDLRSRQSKGKRISPVEVGMCVGGIAGYFVGQLTGAETICTVSGFLLGLFLGVWITLRRNPGEERPH; translated from the coding sequence ATGGATCTCCGGTCACGGCAGAGCAAGGGGAAGAGAATTTCTCCGGTGGAAGTCGGCATGTGTGTTGGCGGCATCGCCGGATATTTCGTAGGGCAGCTCACAGGCGCTGAGACAATCTGCACCGTCTCGGGTTTTCTCCTCGGACTTTTCCTGGGCGTTTGGATCACCCTGCGCCGGAATCCCGGGGAAGAGCGTCCGCACTGA